CAGGGCCCCCAGCGAGGCGTAGACGATGTCCACGATGCGGTTGCGGATGAAGATGCAGAGGATGGAGAAGAGGATGAGCACGACCAGGCACACGATGAGAACGCCCCGGCACGAGGTGAAATCGTACTTGGTCTGTG
This DNA window, taken from Parus major isolate Abel unplaced genomic scaffold, Parus_major1.1 Scaffold1101, whole genome shotgun sequence, encodes the following:
- the LOC107199567 gene encoding protein lifeguard 1-like — protein: MVGMIASFYDTEAVIMAVGITVVVCFTVVIFSLQTKYDFTSCRGVLIVCLVVLILFSILCIFIRNRIVDIVYASLG